CCGACGCTGACCACGTACGGAGGCCCGCTGTCGTTCCGAGAGACGTGGGAGCTCGACGTGCCGGCGTTCGCGCAGGCGGTCGAGATCCTGCGCCCGCCGGGTCACGAGCTGCTCGTCGACGTCGGCCTCGGGCGCGCTCGTGGCGTGGCCGGGCGCTGGCTCTACGGCGACCGCGTCTTCTTCGACGAGCGGATGAGGCCGCTGCCGCTCGCCAACGGCTGCCGGCGCGTCCGCGTCACCTCGCTCGCGACCGGCCGCAGCTTCCAGCCGGTCGCCCTGTTCACCCTCACCCTCTGACGAACGAGCCGAGCTCATGAGCGAAACGTCTCCCGAGACCCCGGCGTCCGACGAGCCGCCCGCGTCGGCCATCACGGCGCCCGGCGCGGCGGCGGCCGTGCCCCAGGAGCAGCTCGATCGCGCGGTCGCGCTGCTCCTCCACGCGATGCAGCTCCGCAACTACGTCGAGCTGCACCGGGGGCGGCTGCCGGCCGACCTCGTGCGCCGCTGGGACGAGTGGTACCGGGGGCTCGCCGAGGTCTTCCAGCGCGTGCAGGCCGACTCGATCGCGCAGCGCCAGGTCTTGGCTCAGCTCCCCACTTACCAGGCCGAGCTGACCCGCTATCGCGACGCGCTCGCGGCGCACGGCGCTCCAGCCCAGGGGTCACCGCCACTCGACGCGGCGGCCTCGCGCGAGCCGCGCCGATCGCTCTCGCCGCTGCTCATCGGCGGCGCCGGGCTCGCGGTCGGGCTGGTGGCGGGCTTCGCGGTCGCGGGGAGCCGGAGCTGAGCCGTGGGCCACTCGCTCGAGGACGCGTTCGTCGCCCACCTCTCCAAGGGTGGCCTGCTCGTCATCCACCCGAAGCATGGGGTGCAGCTGGTCACGAGCGTCGAGCGGGCGGTGCGCTGGCTCGAGCGAGACGGCTGGGACTACTTCGTCACCCACCAGAACAGCGACACCGGCGACGAGCTCGAGCAGTGGATCCCGCTTCACGACCCGCGGTGGGAGGACGACGAGTGACGCGCGCGGGGCCGAGCGCTCTCGCGCGGACGAACGGAGGACGTCGATGACCGACTCGAACCCCCAGGCGGCGAGCGCGCCGCTGCCTATGCCCGGCGCGCGTGTCACGAGCCCGTCGGGCTGGCGCGCCCGGCCCGGCGGCCGACGCGAGTGGCACGAGGGCGCGGATCTGCGCGCCGCGGTCGGCACCCCCGTCCTCGCGACGCGCGCGGGCGTGGTGCACGACGCGCTGCCGGAGACGGCGCGAGGGATCCGCGGCTACGGGAACCTCGTCGTCCTGTGGCACCCGCAGGACGGCGTCTACACGGCGTACGCGCACCTCTCGGAGATGCTCGTCGCGCGCGGGGATCGAGTCGAAGCGGGGGCGGTGATCGCGGCGACCGGCGTCACGAGCGGCGGCCGACACCCGCGGATGTGTCCGCACCTGCACTTCGCCGTGCGCCGGCCGAGGAGCGACGGCCGCGCGCCGTGGCCGGGCGCCTACCCGCACCCCGAACGCGCGCCCTGGGCGCACCGTTCGTACTGGGTCGACCCGAACGAGTACCTGCGCGGCTTCGGGCTCGAGGCGGCGACGACGCGAGGCGCGGGCGAGCTCCGCATCCGTCCCTCCTCGGCGGCGGACGCGGGCGGCGGGCGGCCCTACCCGCCGCGTTGCCCGCGGCGCTCTGCGGTCGTGCTCGCGGGGGCGGAGCTGCCGCCGCGCGGCGCGCCTGCCGAGCGACCGCTCGCCGTCGCGCCTCCCCCCGAGCAGGGCGCCGCTGTGCCGCCGCCGACGCGATCGAGCGATCGTG
The window above is part of the Sandaracinaceae bacterium genome. Proteins encoded here:
- a CDS encoding M23 family metallopeptidase, whose translation is MTDSNPQAASAPLPMPGARVTSPSGWRARPGGRREWHEGADLRAAVGTPVLATRAGVVHDALPETARGIRGYGNLVVLWHPQDGVYTAYAHLSEMLVARGDRVEAGAVIAATGVTSGGRHPRMCPHLHFAVRRPRSDGRAPWPGAYPHPERAPWAHRSYWVDPNEYLRGFGLEAATTRGAGELRIRPSSAADAGGGRPYPPRCPRRSAVVLAGAELPPRGAPAERPLAVAPPPEQGAAVPPPTRSSDRGGCPSEGSCWPFAMLVGAAGFTAAALASKGRPR